A window from Cryptomeria japonica chromosome 1, Sugi_1.0, whole genome shotgun sequence encodes these proteins:
- the LOC131042744 gene encoding basic helix-loop-helix protein A, whose protein sequence is MFIMNMENNYAQMCVSSCSVMHDDIFKTRAAIIGGVDYLAMSGNFPREDLVITDRVWADGYSTYGQQLPEQYHNVACHEVMGIPEISRYSLGYGLFDNNLYPHSRSKSNSAFRNYIKESTEGAQSCLAPAVKQKSVKRCFDFLRMTYQNSRDKSRWETNGGLIEESYAVAHKIAERKRRNKLSQHFLALRSLLPHNPKKVDKSSTLSNAIMELNRQKHRIEELEQLNQSLTNAVRENSMSEACSSLSYGCAVDSRRDALKHCICEEVVVLVEKTSIPDESIIEVTMKKIASNCTHMDTIVTVDKCLRDMKLEVLRIEWRELDSTSQVIEGTIRKKTKGERWETKEIKAAVKHALTGS, encoded by the exons ATGTTCATTATGAACATGGAAAATAATTATGCACAGATGTGTGTGAGCTCTTGTAGTGTAATGCACGATGATATTTTCAAGACAAGAGCCGCCATTATAGGAGGTGTAGATTATTTGGCCATGTCGGGTAATTTTCCTAGGGAAGATTTAGTTATTACAGATCGTGTTTGGGCCGATGGGTACAGTACTTATGGGCAGCAGCTGCCTGAACAATATCATAACGTAGCCTGTCATGAAGTCATGGGGATTCCAGAAATTTCAAGGTACTCTCTGGGCTATGGTTTGTTTGATAATAATCTCTATCCCCATAGTAGATCAAAATCAAATAGTGCATTCAGGAATTACATAAAAGAGTCTACAGAAGGAGCCCAATCGTGTTTGGCACCCGCAGTGAAACAGAAATCAGTAAAGAGGTGCTTCGATTTTCTAAGGATGACGTATCAAAATAGCAGAGATAAGTCAAGATGGGAAACAAATGGTGGCTTGATAGAGGAGTCATATGCAGTTGCGCATAAGATTGCTGAGCGTAAGAGGAGAAACAAACTCAGTCAACACTTTTTGGCTCTACGTTCTCTTCTTCCTCACAATCCCAAG AAAGTTGATAAAAGTTCCACACTATCAAATGCTATTATGGAGCTTAATCGGCAAAAGCATCGCATAGAGGAGCTTGAGCAACTGAATCAAAGCCTAACCAATGCAGTTAGAGAGAACTCTATGAGTGAAGCTTGTAGTAGCTTATCTTATGGCTGCGCAGTAGATTCAAGAAGAGATGCGCTGAAGCATTGCATTTGTGAAGAAGTAGTTGTACTGGTTGAGAAAACCAGCATTCCTGATGAATCGATCATTGAAGTAACCATGAAAAAGATAGCATCCAATTGTACTCACATGGACACCATTGTTACAGTGGATAAGTGCTTGAGAGACATGAAATTGGAGGTGTTGAGAATCGAATGGAGGGAGTTGGACTCAACAAGCCAAGTAATTGAGGGGACAATCCGCAAGAAAACAAAG GGAGAACGATGGGAGACAAAAGAGATTAAGGCCGCAGTGAAGCATGCTCTGACTGGGAGCTGA